One Triplophysa rosa linkage group LG9, Trosa_1v2, whole genome shotgun sequence genomic window carries:
- the olig4 gene encoding oligodendrocyte transcription factor 4, with translation MDSDAASTCSRSSSPDLAVDSAASVFFANKMFQAYSGDRELGHLRAEKNCDRPHSSASGLKSCAEADLSKDDLQDLRLKVNSRERKRMHDLNQAMDGLREVMPYAQGPSVRKLSKISTLLLARNYILMLSSSLEEMKKLVSDVYGASAQSHSARRVLPPASAAPVPQLPLLSLTPSLHSLVGSTSAVTVAPLRHTSTQPTVAHAPRSSPTAGYLGFPAPPLHTMMKDPLHLSSGYRHFPGMPCPCSLCQPLPASTGCLHSLSMGK, from the coding sequence ATGGATTCTGACGCTGCGTCCACATGCAGCCGATCTTCGTCCCCCGACCTGGCTGTGGACTCCGCTGCCAGCGTTTTTTTCGCCAACAAGATGTTCCAGGCGTACTCCGGTGACAGAGAATTGGGGCATCTCAGGGCTGAAAAGAATTGCGATCGGCCACACAGCTCCGCATCTGGCTTAAAAAGCTGTGCAGAAGCGGACCTCTCCAAAGACGACCTGCAAGATTTGCGACTTAAAGTCAACAGCCGTGAGCGCAAGAGAATGCACGACCTGAATCAGGCTATGGACGGACTCAGAGAAGTGATGCCCTACGCACAGGGACCGTCGGTACGCAAGCTTTCCAAAATCTCCACCCTGTTACTCGCCCGAAACTACATCCTCATGCTGTCCAGCTCCTTGGAGGAGATGAAGAAGCTCGTCAGTGACGTGTACGGAGCGAGCGCTCAGAGCCACTCGGCTAGACGAGTTCTACCCCCGGCCTCGGCCGCACCTGTCCCTCAGTTGCCTCTGCTGTCTCTTACCCCGTCCCTGCACTCTCTGGTGGGCAGCACCTCAGCTGTGACGGTCGCCCCTCTCCGGCACACCTCAACACAACCGACTGTGGCTCATGCTCCACGCTCTTCCCCCACGGCTGGTTATTTGGGGTTCCCGGCCCCACCTCTCCACACAATGATGAAGGACCCTCTGCACCTCTCCAGCGGATACAGGCATTTCCCCGGCATGCCCTGCCCGTGTTCCCTCTGCCAGCCCCTTCCCGCGTCCACAGGCTGTCTCCACAGCCTCTCCATGGGGAAGTGA